From the Lathyrus oleraceus cultivar Zhongwan6 chromosome 3, CAAS_Psat_ZW6_1.0, whole genome shotgun sequence genome, the window CACAAATCATCAACTGCTACATGCACACAAATCTTAAAAGCTAAAAATGAAAGTGTTACCTATTAGCGTGGAGCAAAGCAGCAGGTCCAAGATAAGACTCAGGGTTCCACCAATAACTAGGGCAAGACGTGCTACAGCATGCACACAATATACACTCATACATCCCATCAAGCTTAGCACGATCCTTCTTACTCTGAAGAATCTCCTTCCCCGGTTCCGAAGGTGGATTCTTCCGCTTCAACCACGGTTCAATACTCTTATACTGATTATAAAAATTCGTCATATCAACCACGAGATCCTTCACCACAAACATATGAGGCAACGGCGTTATCGTCGTATCCGAACCTTCGGAAGGAATCTTCGTCAAACACGCGAGTCCATTACAACCGTCGATGTTCATCGCACACGAACCACAGATCCCTTCACGGCACGATCGACGGAAAGTGAGACTTGGATCGATTTCGTTCTTGATCTTAATAAGGGCGTCCAGAACCATAGGCCCGCACTCCTTTAGGTTGATTTCGTATTCTTTTAGCTCGGGCTTTGAAGGAGTGTCGGGATTCCAACGGTAGATTTGGAATTTCTTTAGAGCGGTGGTGTCGCTGGCT encodes:
- the LOC127128045 gene encoding succinate dehydrogenase [ubiquinone] iron-sulfur subunit 2, mitochondrial, whose translation is MASTMLKRAINRLSSSSPASRLTLLRAHASEAQAQQVQPKASDTTALKKFQIYRWNPDTPSKPELKEYEINLKECGPMVLDALIKIKNEIDPSLTFRRSCREGICGSCAMNIDGCNGLACLTKIPSEGSDTTITPLPHMFVVKDLVVDMTNFYNQYKSIEPWLKRKNPPSEPGKEILQSKKDRAKLDGMYECILCACCSTSCPSYWWNPESYLGPAALLHANRWISDSRDEYTTERLESINDEFKLYRCHTILNCARACPKGLNPGKQIAHIKSLQPKA